A window of the Misgurnus anguillicaudatus unplaced genomic scaffold, ASM2758022v2 HiC_scaffold_32, whole genome shotgun sequence genome harbors these coding sequences:
- the LOC129446150 gene encoding uncharacterized protein, whose amino-acid sequence MKPVFALLALRQNHRPIEEYVSDFLELSNPVHYDEETLKPIFYNALDEWLRLCMPHDMSAWSLESYIDFALLLCGSPFTVGVADTPSENIHNTKSHVMPVLPKPVQVMPVNKMAATMLAPKMAAILPVSTPAPVLERATIIPAPVFQRAIVTTTPALMRAIVHPAPIIKMAALPEPTATEVCLIDCDILEFAMALWCVWSAFCLFVPEVPQDPESDRPVSSDRPVSSDRPVSSDRPVSSDRPVSSDRPVSSDRPDSSDRPDSSDLPDSSDLPDSSVSSVLPDSPVPSNSSDSPGSKDSSGSPSGTSPPWTVEALPSFFLGGVVPGHRKEAEDTKAEAEVCSDPSSPCVSGLFLPHDPGPSLPHDPGPSLPHDPGPSLPHDPGPSLPHDPGPSRPHDPGPSRPHDPGPSLPHDPGPHLPHDPGPHLPHDPGPPLNCPAFAKRSWPARPPSIGLNDLFVGLRESPFRGGVL is encoded by the coding sequence ATGAAACCTGTTTTTGCACTACTTGCACTCCGTCAGAACCACCGGCCCATTGAGGAATATGTAAGTGACTTTTTGGAATTGTCAAATCCAGTACATTATGATGAGGAAACATTGAAACCGATTTTTTATAATGCTCTTGATGAGTGGTTGCGTCTGTGTATGCCTCATGATATGTCTGCCTGGTCCCTGGagagttatattgactttgccCTGTTATTGTGTGGCTCACCATTCACTGTGGGTGTTGCAGATACACCTTCAGAGAATATACACAACACAAAAAGCCATGTCATGCCTGTTCTGCCCAAGCCTGTACAAGTCATGCCTGTtaacaaaatggccgccaccatgcttgctcccaaaatggccgccatcctgcctgtttcTACACCTGCACCTGTTCTCGAGAGAGCTACCATCATTCCTGCACCTGTATTTCAGAGGGCCATcgtcaccaccacacctgcactGATGAGGGCTATTGTTCACCCTGCACCTATCATCAAGATGGCCGCCCTGCCTGAACCAACCGCCACAGAGGTATGCCTCATTGACTGTGACATTCTTGAATTTGCTATGGCCCTGTGGTGCGTTTGGTCTGccttctgtttgtttgttcccGAGGTTCCTCAAGACCCTGAATCTGATcggcccgtctcatctgatcggcccgtctcatctgatcggcccgtctcatctgatcggcccgtctcatctgatcggcccgtctcatctgatcggcccgtctcatctgatcggcccgactcatctgatcggcccgactcatctgatctgcccgactcatctgatctgcccgactcatctgtttcgtctgtcctgcctgattcaccgGTCCCGTCCAATTCATCCGATTCACCTGGCTCTAAGGACTCATCTGGTTCACCATCTGGGACATCGCCACCTTGGACAGTGGAAGCtctcccaagtttttttttggggggggtagtacccggacacaggaaggaggcagaggacaccaaggcggaggccgaagtgtgctcggacccttcctctccttgtgtttcaggtctattcctgccccatgacccaggtccaagcctgccccatgacccaggtccaagcctgccccatgacccaggtccaagcctgccccatgacccaggtcctagcctgccccatgacccaggtcctagccggccccatgacccaggtcctagccggccccatgacccaggtcctagcctgccccatgacccaggcccgcatctgccccatgacccaggcccgcatctgccccatgacccaggacctcccctgaactgccctgcctttgccaagaggtcctggcccgcccgcccaccctctattggacttaatgatttgtttgttgggctccgggagtcgccctttagagggggggttctgtaa